A part of Desulfofundulus salinus genomic DNA contains:
- the ligD gene encoding non-homologous end-joining DNA ligase, with amino-acid sequence MDLEMIRVFGQNLSFTNLDKLFWPEEGLTKAHLIKYYSDIAPFLLPYIHNRPLVMKRYPDGISGEAFYQKECPDYAPGWIETFPVHHSERVINYIICNDLATLLWLANQACIEVHAWLSTRDNIECPDIAVMDLDPAEGATFGDVLQVALLVRRALAEFGLQAFAKTSGARGLHLFIPIQPAYPFRDVTRAMEYIAQLVNRAYPARTTLERTVPKRKGKVYLDYLQNGRGKTMAFPYSLRPLPGAPVSTPLTWSEVEALNVNPADFNINTIFERLKKTGDLFRDLLVQEQSLDGILDMAAGPMGHTRI; translated from the coding sequence GTGGACCTGGAGATGATCAGGGTTTTTGGACAAAACCTTTCTTTCACCAACCTGGACAAGCTGTTCTGGCCCGAAGAAGGTTTAACCAAGGCTCATTTAATAAAATACTACAGCGATATAGCTCCCTTTTTGCTGCCGTATATTCATAACCGCCCCCTGGTCATGAAACGCTATCCCGACGGCATCAGCGGGGAAGCCTTTTACCAGAAGGAATGTCCGGATTACGCGCCCGGCTGGATTGAAACTTTTCCCGTTCACCACTCGGAGAGGGTAATAAATTACATAATCTGTAACGATCTGGCTACTTTGCTCTGGCTGGCCAACCAGGCCTGCATTGAAGTGCATGCCTGGCTCTCTACACGGGACAATATTGAGTGCCCGGATATTGCCGTAATGGACCTGGATCCGGCTGAAGGAGCGACCTTCGGGGATGTATTGCAGGTGGCCCTTTTGGTGCGTCGGGCCCTGGCGGAGTTTGGCCTCCAGGCTTTCGCCAAAACATCCGGGGCCAGGGGTTTGCACCTGTTTATCCCCATCCAGCCGGCATATCCCTTCCGGGATGTCACCCGGGCCATGGAGTATATCGCCCAGCTGGTCAACCGGGCCTATCCCGCCCGGACCACCCTGGAACGCACAGTGCCCAAAAGAAAGGGGAAGGTTTACCTGGACTATTTGCAAAACGGTCGCGGTAAAACCATGGCCTTTCCTTACAGCCTGCGTCCTTTGCCCGGCGCCCCCGTTTCAACCCCTCTCACCTGGTCGGAGGTTGAAGCCCTGAACGTGAACCCGGCCGACTTTAACATAAATACAATTTTTGAGCGCTTAAAGAAAACCGGAGATCTTTTCAGAGACCTCCTGGTGCAGGAACAAAGTCTGGATGGCATTCTGGATATGGCGGCCGGGCCCATGGGTCATACCCGCATTTAA
- the ligD gene encoding non-homologous end-joining DNA ligase: MEEQVSLPLLKPMLATSSRPFDSPDFLYEVKWDGYRVLAYLDGGTLLRSRNLRDITATFPELEELHKCVKKQPAIIDGEIVIFQDGRPSFAALQARGRLEDPLKIKGMARRHPAILMAFDVLYAGGRSLLNEPLRRRKELLAEMIKPGDQVLVSEFVLHQGRAFTAACVARGLEGVMAKHLDSPYLPGRRSPYWRKFRHTKEADLVICGYQAGRGRRRLGALLLGGYRGEELVYQGKVGTGFNREEEEHLLELLSRLVIPRPVLALPPVEARRTIAVEPVLVCAVEYLTLTAGGLLRHCSYRGLRLDKSPRDCHYLFE; this comes from the coding sequence GTGGAAGAACAGGTATCCCTGCCCCTCCTGAAGCCCATGCTGGCCACATCATCCCGGCCCTTTGACAGCCCCGATTTTCTCTACGAAGTTAAATGGGACGGTTACCGCGTGCTGGCCTACCTGGACGGCGGCACGCTGTTACGCTCCCGCAACTTGCGGGATATCACGGCCACCTTTCCGGAATTGGAGGAGCTCCATAAATGTGTTAAAAAGCAGCCGGCCATTATTGACGGGGAAATCGTTATTTTTCAGGATGGCCGGCCTTCTTTTGCCGCCCTGCAGGCCCGGGGACGTTTGGAAGATCCTCTCAAGATAAAGGGTATGGCCCGCCGGCACCCTGCCATTCTTATGGCTTTCGATGTACTTTATGCCGGTGGCCGCTCCCTTTTGAACGAACCTTTACGCCGCCGCAAGGAACTCCTGGCGGAAATGATTAAGCCCGGTGACCAGGTGCTGGTTTCTGAATTTGTTTTGCATCAAGGCCGGGCCTTTACTGCCGCCTGCGTTGCCCGGGGTCTGGAAGGGGTCATGGCCAAGCATCTGGACAGCCCCTACCTTCCCGGCCGGCGCTCCCCTTACTGGCGCAAATTCCGCCACACCAAAGAGGCCGATCTGGTCATCTGCGGTTACCAGGCGGGGCGTGGCCGGCGGCGTCTCGGTGCCCTGTTATTGGGTGGCTACCGGGGCGAGGAGCTTGTTTACCAGGGCAAGGTGGGTACGGGGTTCAACCGGGAAGAGGAGGAACACCTGCTGGAACTGTTATCCCGCCTCGTTATACCCCGGCCCGTTCTGGCCCTGCCGCCGGTAGAGGCCCGGCGAACCATTGCGGTGGAACCTGTGCTGGTTTGCGCCGTGGAGTATCTCACCTTAACCGCCGGCGGCCTGCTCCGGCATTGCAGTTACCGCGGATTGCGCCTTGACAAATCACCCAGGGATTGCCATTACCTTTTTGAATAG
- a CDS encoding Ku protein, protein MRPIWKGAVSFGLVYVPVKMYAATEKKDVKFNYLHEKCKNPIQYRRYCPYCEEEVPLEELVRGYEYEKGRYVILREEDFDALPGGDGHNIEIMDFVELGEIDPIYYDKAYYLAPAGGGEKVYELLKRAMEESGRVAVARVTIRSKVSLAVLRVARGVLSMSTMFYPDEVRDAGGIEELHYRVEVPEKELQMAVNLVNSLTASFDPEKYTDEYRHALMELIQARVAGRQVAEPTRPEAARVVDLMEALKASIEKAKRERGRQAAGEAPGEGEMEPQKSRRRGRKKAAGEG, encoded by the coding sequence TTGCGTCCGATCTGGAAAGGGGCGGTTAGTTTTGGCCTGGTTTACGTGCCCGTCAAAATGTACGCAGCTACGGAAAAAAAGGATGTAAAGTTTAACTATTTACACGAAAAGTGCAAAAACCCCATTCAGTACAGGCGCTATTGTCCCTACTGCGAAGAAGAAGTTCCCCTGGAGGAACTGGTACGGGGATATGAGTATGAAAAGGGGCGCTATGTTATTTTACGGGAAGAAGATTTTGACGCTTTGCCCGGGGGAGACGGGCACAACATTGAAATCATGGATTTCGTGGAACTGGGGGAAATAGACCCCATCTATTACGACAAAGCCTACTACCTGGCCCCCGCCGGCGGTGGGGAAAAGGTTTACGAGCTTTTAAAGCGGGCCATGGAAGAAAGCGGCAGGGTGGCCGTGGCCCGGGTGACCATCCGCAGCAAGGTGAGCCTGGCCGTGTTGCGGGTGGCCAGGGGTGTGTTGTCCATGAGCACCATGTTTTATCCCGATGAGGTACGGGATGCCGGGGGCATTGAAGAATTGCACTACCGGGTGGAGGTGCCGGAAAAGGAACTGCAGATGGCGGTAAATTTAGTCAACAGCCTTACGGCTTCCTTTGACCCGGAGAAATATACCGATGAATACCGTCATGCGCTTATGGAATTAATCCAGGCCCGGGTGGCCGGCCGGCAGGTGGCCGAGCCCACCCGGCCGGAAGCGGCCAGGGTGGTGGACCTGATGGAGGCCTTGAAGGCCAGCATCGAAAAGGCTAAAAGGGAACGGGGCCGGCAAGCAGCCGGGGAAGCTCCGGGAGAGGGAGAAATGGAGCCGCAAAAAAGCCGTCGCCGGGGGCGCAAGAAGGCGGCAGGGGAAGGGTAG
- the splB gene encoding spore photoproduct lyase, whose product MDFYPDRVIFEQDALEYPLGKSLWESFKRADIEVIVTRSHNRITGIPGKNPQEAYREAKRTLVFGVRRTLTFQTCKPSAHYQLPLTTSCPGKCEYCYLLGSLPNKPYIRAYVNIEEILEKARDYIVQRQPEVTIFEGSATSDPVPVEKYTGALAKTILFFAIQDFSRFRFATKFTEIDSLLILKHNGHTTVRFSVNTTRIIKSFEHGTPKLEQRLKAARKVIEAGYPTGFIIAPIIAYPGWETDYIDLLKAIRESLPDSQVLSFEFITHRFTVRAKNRIKTLFPNTVLPMNEENRKFKFGQFGYGKYVYAPQLMHRLKETLVSKTEELFPGAKIDYFV is encoded by the coding sequence ATGGATTTTTACCCTGATAGAGTAATATTTGAACAGGATGCCCTGGAATATCCTTTAGGTAAATCCCTCTGGGAATCATTTAAACGGGCCGACATTGAGGTGATTGTAACCCGTTCCCATAACAGAATAACTGGCATTCCCGGGAAAAATCCGCAAGAAGCCTACAGAGAAGCTAAGAGAACGCTGGTATTTGGCGTGAGGAGGACTCTTACCTTTCAAACCTGTAAACCGTCGGCCCATTACCAGCTGCCATTGACCACTTCCTGCCCCGGAAAGTGTGAGTACTGTTATTTGCTCGGCAGCCTGCCCAATAAGCCCTACATCAGGGCTTATGTCAACATCGAAGAAATTTTAGAGAAAGCCAGGGACTATATCGTCCAAAGACAACCTGAAGTAACTATATTTGAAGGATCCGCCACCTCCGACCCGGTCCCTGTGGAAAAATACACCGGGGCACTGGCCAAAACCATTCTCTTTTTTGCCATCCAGGATTTTAGCCGTTTTCGCTTTGCCACCAAATTCACTGAGATTGACTCACTTTTAATCTTAAAACACAACGGGCATACAACAGTTCGTTTTAGCGTAAATACTACCAGAATAATAAAATCCTTTGAACATGGGACGCCGAAGCTGGAACAGCGATTAAAGGCAGCCAGAAAAGTTATAGAGGCTGGTTATCCCACGGGGTTCATCATTGCTCCCATCATAGCCTACCCCGGCTGGGAAACGGACTACATAGATTTATTAAAAGCAATTAGGGAGTCCCTCCCCGACTCCCAGGTGTTGTCTTTTGAATTTATCACCCACCGGTTTACCGTACGGGCAAAAAACAGAATAAAAACGCTGTTCCCCAATACCGTTTTACCCATGAATGAAGAAAACAGAAAGTTCAAGTTCGGCCAGTTCGGTTACGGGAAATATGTTTACGCCCCGCAGTTAATGCACCGTTTAAAGGAAACCCTCGTTTCGAAAACAGAGGAACTGTTTCCCGGGGCAAAGATCGATTACTTCGTCTAA